In Streptomyces sp. 840.1, one DNA window encodes the following:
- a CDS encoding amino acid permease, producing the protein MTSPVPQRTPQNTRQSPQPELSRSLRNRHMSMIAIGGAIGAGLFVGSGSVIKTAGPAAIVSYCLAGALVLCTMRMLGEMVVARPSSGSFADYARTAIGPWAGFTIGWLYWYYYVIIVAVEAVAGAAILHAWIGLPLWALAMGLMVVMTATNLLSVKSFGEFEFWFSSVKVAAIVAFLIVGGLYVFGGWPGSSFDFSNLTAHGGFAPNGFTAIFSAIVVVIFAFGGAEIVTIAAAESKEPERSVARATTGIIWRIILFYVGSIVLVVTIVPWDSAKVLASPYVAAWKIIGLPGAGLVMDIVILTAVLSVLNSSVYVSSRMLRALATHGDAPTWLVATNKRQVPARAILAGTVVGWISVLLAYLSPDTVFTYLVNSSGAIAIFMYLMIGVSQLRMRRRLEREAPERLTLRMWLFPYLTWVVMAGFAAVLVAMAVIGDQRTQLFTSLGSLAVVLVAYAVRRARGSRPVPDAAVTG; encoded by the coding sequence ATGACTTCCCCCGTACCGCAGAGAACTCCGCAGAACACGCGACAGAGCCCGCAGCCGGAACTCAGCCGCTCGCTGCGCAACCGCCACATGTCCATGATCGCGATCGGCGGTGCGATCGGTGCCGGGCTGTTCGTCGGCAGCGGCTCGGTGATCAAGACCGCCGGGCCGGCCGCGATCGTGTCCTACTGCCTGGCCGGCGCGCTCGTGCTGTGCACCATGCGGATGCTCGGTGAGATGGTCGTGGCGAGGCCCTCCTCGGGTTCCTTCGCCGACTACGCCCGTACCGCCATCGGGCCGTGGGCGGGCTTCACCATCGGATGGCTGTACTGGTACTACTACGTCATCATCGTGGCCGTGGAGGCCGTCGCGGGTGCGGCGATCCTGCACGCGTGGATAGGGCTGCCGCTCTGGGCGCTGGCCATGGGCCTGATGGTCGTGATGACCGCGACCAACCTCCTCTCCGTGAAGTCCTTCGGTGAGTTCGAGTTCTGGTTCTCCTCCGTCAAGGTCGCCGCGATCGTGGCCTTCCTGATCGTCGGCGGCCTCTACGTCTTCGGCGGCTGGCCGGGCTCGTCCTTCGACTTCTCCAACCTGACCGCGCACGGCGGCTTCGCGCCGAACGGCTTCACCGCGATCTTCTCCGCGATCGTCGTGGTCATCTTCGCGTTCGGCGGGGCCGAGATCGTCACCATCGCCGCCGCCGAGAGCAAGGAGCCCGAGCGTTCGGTGGCCCGCGCCACCACCGGGATCATCTGGCGGATCATCCTCTTCTACGTCGGCTCCATCGTCCTCGTCGTCACCATCGTGCCGTGGGACAGCGCCAAGGTCCTGGCCAGCCCGTACGTCGCCGCCTGGAAGATCATCGGGCTGCCGGGCGCGGGCCTCGTGATGGACATCGTGATCCTCACAGCGGTGCTGAGCGTGCTCAACTCCTCGGTCTACGTCTCCTCGCGGATGCTGAGGGCGCTCGCCACCCACGGCGACGCCCCCACCTGGCTGGTGGCGACGAACAAGCGCCAGGTCCCGGCCCGCGCGATCCTCGCCGGAACCGTGGTCGGCTGGATCTCCGTACTGCTCGCCTACCTGTCCCCGGACACCGTCTTCACCTACCTGGTGAACTCCTCGGGCGCGATCGCCATCTTCATGTACCTCATGATCGGCGTCTCCCAGCTGCGCATGCGGCGCCGGCTCGAGCGCGAGGCACCCGAGCGGCTGACCCTGCGCATGTGGCTGTTCCCGTACCTGACCTGGGTGGTGATGGCCGGCTTCGCCGCGGTGCTGGTGGCCATGGCCGTCATCGGCGACCAGCGCACCCAGCTGTTCACCAGCCTCGGCAGCCTCGCCGTCGTCCTCGTCGCGTACGCGGTGCGCAGGGCGCGCGGCAGCCGTCCGGTGCCGGACGCAGCGGTCACCGGCTGA
- a CDS encoding MFS transporter: MTALEPPDAEISAGHEDTADLHRAVAVTAVEGVLGRTYRALSIGIVSVVFLIAFEATAVGTAMPVAARELHGIPLYAFAFSAYFTTSLFAMVLSGQWADRRGPLGPLAAGITAFGAGLLLSGTAGTMWMFVAGRAVQGLGGGLVIVALYVVVSRAYPEPLRPAIMAGFAASWVIPSVVGPLASGSVTEHLGWRWVFVGIPVLVVFPLALALPAIRRMAAGPADPAAPVEPFDRRRIALALGISLGAGLLQYAGQERNWFSLLPAAAGIALLVPAVRGLLPRGTGRAARGLPSVVLLRGVAAGSFIAAESFVPLMLVTERGLSPTLAGLSLAAGGGTWALGSFLQSRPRLEPHRERLMVAGMVLVAVAIAGAPTVLIDGVPVWTVAVAWAVGCLGMGTVTASTSVLLLKLSAPHEAGANSAALQISDGLSNALLLAAGGAAFGALGGGAVGAVHEAVEAGASGSHPGAFVVVFLPMAGVALVGAWVATRVREK, encoded by the coding sequence ATGACCGCCCTGGAACCGCCTGACGCCGAGATCTCGGCCGGCCACGAAGACACTGCTGACCTGCACAGAGCCGTTGCCGTCACGGCGGTGGAAGGGGTCCTGGGGCGGACCTACCGGGCGCTCAGCATCGGCATCGTCTCCGTCGTGTTCCTGATCGCCTTCGAGGCCACCGCCGTGGGGACCGCGATGCCGGTCGCCGCCCGCGAACTGCACGGCATCCCGCTGTACGCGTTCGCGTTCTCCGCGTACTTCACCACCAGCCTCTTCGCCATGGTGCTCTCCGGCCAGTGGGCGGACCGGCGCGGGCCGCTGGGGCCCCTCGCCGCCGGGATCACCGCCTTCGGGGCGGGCCTGCTGCTGTCCGGGACCGCGGGCACCATGTGGATGTTCGTCGCGGGGCGGGCCGTGCAGGGGCTCGGCGGCGGGCTGGTGATCGTCGCGCTGTACGTGGTGGTCAGCCGGGCCTACCCGGAGCCGCTGCGGCCCGCCATCATGGCCGGGTTCGCCGCGAGCTGGGTGATCCCGTCCGTCGTCGGTCCCCTGGCCTCCGGGAGCGTGACCGAGCACCTGGGCTGGCGCTGGGTCTTCGTCGGCATCCCGGTCCTGGTGGTCTTCCCGCTGGCGCTCGCGCTGCCCGCGATCCGGCGGATGGCCGCCGGGCCCGCCGACCCGGCGGCGCCCGTCGAGCCGTTCGACCGCCGGCGCATCGCCCTCGCGCTGGGCATCTCGCTGGGCGCCGGGCTGCTCCAGTACGCCGGGCAGGAGCGGAACTGGTTCTCGCTGTTGCCGGCCGCCGCGGGGATCGCCCTGCTCGTCCCGGCCGTCCGCGGCCTGCTGCCCCGGGGAACCGGGCGGGCGGCGCGCGGGCTGCCCTCGGTGGTGCTGCTGCGCGGGGTGGCGGCCGGGTCGTTCATCGCCGCCGAGTCGTTCGTGCCCCTGATGCTGGTCACCGAGCGCGGCCTGTCCCCGACGCTGGCCGGGCTCTCGCTCGCGGCCGGTGGCGGGACGTGGGCACTGGGTTCGTTCCTGCAGTCCCGGCCCCGTCTGGAGCCGCACCGCGAGCGGCTGATGGTGGCCGGCATGGTGCTGGTCGCCGTGGCGATCGCGGGGGCGCCCACCGTACTGATCGACGGGGTGCCGGTCTGGACGGTCGCCGTGGCCTGGGCGGTCGGCTGCCTCGGCATGGGCACGGTGACCGCGTCGACCAGCGTGCTGCTGCTGAAGCTGTCCGCCCCGCATGAGGCGGGGGCGAACTCCGCGGCCCTGCAGATCTCCGACGGCCTCTCCAACGCCCTGCTGCTGGCCGCCGGCGGCGCGGCGTTCGGGGCGCTCGGCGGCGGAGCGGTGGGGGCCGTGCACGAGGCCGTCGAGGCGGGCGCCTCCGGCTCGCACCCGGGGGCGTTCGTGGTGGTGTTCCTGCCGATGGCGGGGGTCGCGCTGGTGGGGGCGTGGGTGGCTACGCGGGTACGGGAGAAGTGA
- a CDS encoding DEAD/DEAH box helicase has translation MTTTASHHLSPAFPGRAPWGTAGKLRAWQQGALERYIQEQPRDFLAVATPGAGKTTFALTLASWLLHHHVVQQVTVVAPTEHLKKQWAEAAARIGIKLDPDYSAGPVSKDYHGVAVTYAGVGVRPMLHRNRCEQRKTLVILDEIHHAGDSKSWGEACQEAFDPATRRLALTGTPFRSDTNPIPFVAYEEGNDGIRRSSADYTYGYGNALADGVVRPVIFLSYSGNMRWRTKAGDEIAARLGEPMTKDAIGQAWRTALSPTGDWIPNVLSAADKRLTEVRKGIPDAGGLVIATDQESAREYAKILKKVTGEKATVVLSDEKAASKRIDAFTEDGSRWMVAVRMVSEGVDVPRLAVGVYATTISTPLFFAQAVGRFVRSRRRGETASVFVPTIPMLLDFANEMEVERDHVLDKPKKGSDEENPFSEEDKLLADAEKLEDEETEEQLPFEALESDAVFDRVLYDGAEFGMQAHPGSEEEQDYLGIPGLLEPDQVQLLLQKRQTRQIAHSRQKPASEADLLEKPAGDRPVVTHKQLLGLRKQLNTMVSAYTHQSGKPHGVIHTELRRVCGGPPSAEATAGQIEQRIKKVQEWATRMT, from the coding sequence GTGACTACTACCGCCTCCCACCACCTCTCACCCGCCTTTCCCGGCCGCGCCCCCTGGGGTACGGCCGGCAAGCTGCGAGCCTGGCAGCAGGGCGCCCTCGAGAGGTACATCCAGGAGCAGCCGCGCGACTTCCTCGCGGTCGCGACCCCCGGCGCAGGCAAGACCACCTTCGCGCTGACCCTCGCGTCGTGGCTGCTGCACCACCACGTCGTGCAGCAGGTCACCGTCGTGGCGCCGACCGAGCACCTCAAGAAGCAGTGGGCGGAGGCCGCCGCCCGGATAGGGATCAAGCTCGACCCCGACTACAGCGCCGGCCCCGTGAGCAAGGACTACCACGGGGTCGCGGTCACGTACGCGGGCGTCGGCGTCCGCCCGATGCTGCACCGCAACCGCTGCGAGCAGCGCAAGACCCTGGTGATCCTCGACGAGATCCACCACGCCGGTGACTCGAAGTCCTGGGGTGAGGCCTGCCAGGAGGCGTTCGACCCGGCGACCCGGCGGCTCGCCCTCACCGGCACGCCGTTCCGCTCGGACACCAACCCGATCCCGTTCGTCGCGTACGAGGAGGGCAACGACGGTATCCGGCGTTCCTCGGCCGACTACACCTACGGCTACGGCAACGCGCTCGCCGACGGCGTCGTCCGGCCGGTGATCTTCCTCAGCTACAGCGGCAACATGCGCTGGCGCACCAAGGCCGGTGACGAGATCGCCGCCCGGCTCGGCGAGCCGATGACCAAGGACGCCATCGGGCAGGCCTGGCGTACCGCGCTGTCGCCCACCGGCGACTGGATCCCCAATGTGCTCAGCGCCGCCGACAAGCGGCTGACCGAGGTCCGCAAGGGCATCCCGGACGCGGGCGGCCTGGTCATCGCGACCGACCAGGAATCGGCCCGCGAGTACGCCAAGATCCTCAAGAAGGTCACGGGCGAGAAGGCCACCGTCGTCCTGTCCGACGAGAAGGCGGCGTCCAAGCGGATCGACGCCTTCACCGAGGACGGATCGCGCTGGATGGTCGCGGTCCGGATGGTGTCCGAGGGCGTCGACGTGCCGCGCCTGGCGGTCGGCGTGTACGCCACCACCATCTCGACGCCGCTCTTCTTCGCCCAGGCCGTCGGCCGCTTCGTGCGCTCCCGCAGGCGCGGCGAGACCGCCTCGGTCTTCGTGCCGACGATCCCGATGCTGCTCGACTTCGCCAACGAGATGGAGGTCGAACGGGACCACGTCCTCGACAAGCCCAAGAAGGGCAGCGACGAGGAGAACCCGTTCTCGGAGGAGGACAAGCTCCTCGCCGACGCCGAGAAGCTGGAGGACGAGGAGACCGAGGAGCAGCTGCCCTTCGAGGCCCTCGAATCCGACGCGGTCTTCGACCGGGTGCTGTACGACGGTGCCGAGTTCGGCATGCAGGCGCACCCGGGCAGCGAGGAGGAGCAGGACTACCTCGGCATCCCGGGCCTGCTGGAGCCCGACCAGGTGCAGCTGCTGCTCCAGAAGCGGCAGACGCGGCAGATCGCGCACAGCCGCCAGAAGCCGGCCTCCGAGGCCGATCTGCTGGAGAAGCCGGCCGGTGACCGGCCGGTGGTCACGCACAAGCAGCTGCTGGGGCTGCGCAAGCAGCTGAACACGATGGTGTCCGCCTACACGCACCAGAGCGGCAAGCCTCACGGGGTCATCCACACCGAGCTGCGGCGGGTCTGCGGCGGGCCGCCGAGCGCGGAGGCCACGGCCGGGCAGATCGAGCAGCGGATCAAGAAGGTCCAGGAGTGGGCCACCCGCATGACGTGA
- a CDS encoding WxL domain-containing protein, which produces MTGLLAACFVLSLGCVGAAAPLPPYHAKAAAAAAGTVTPTVHCTLPAGQGEATGPQEMNVELSPPVVAPGGKVHARVTLGASPATSAIALDDVPTIPSLDLAMSGGATGTVTVRGAEFTMDVPAGQPIEIPAYEGDFLVPVDASGEISLAPVRTLTQTKVLGSVFETPCDVVGDVGSVGTVTAEGTTSEPATLTAPADPVRPNTSVKLRGSRWTPGATPVPSLCAAGGGGCDPLKFTSNTLRIDSYGTLTGTATLGEAGAVPDGGYQVKVNDGTKEATAPLTVKAVAAGNREISLSSDSGPVGSVITVSGRNYNPDRWINIIGLDAAGTGLDDSAVYVKSGADGTFAVEFTVISDAVAAVQADEGNDPATVRTLPFTVTTEGGGGGGTAEQRLTTEVRAGTLSMTQAGDTVDFGTTVLGTDTGTQQARLNRVEVEDARGVNSGWSLTATLTGFRSADGNTIPADAVRWTPACTARAGSVGAPVAGSPAALGSEAASLCRMSPDGSRPFTGGRFDADAGLTLTVPEFTRPGDYSATLTLTLL; this is translated from the coding sequence GTGACCGGTCTGCTCGCAGCCTGCTTCGTACTGTCGCTGGGCTGTGTCGGGGCCGCCGCGCCGCTTCCGCCGTACCACGCGAAGGCTGCAGCGGCCGCGGCCGGCACGGTGACCCCGACCGTCCACTGCACCCTGCCCGCGGGCCAGGGCGAGGCCACCGGGCCGCAGGAGATGAACGTCGAACTGTCGCCCCCGGTCGTCGCCCCGGGCGGCAAGGTGCACGCCAGGGTGACGCTCGGGGCGTCCCCCGCCACCAGCGCCATCGCCCTGGACGACGTGCCGACCATCCCGAGCCTCGACCTCGCGATGTCCGGCGGGGCCACCGGCACCGTGACCGTGCGGGGCGCCGAGTTCACCATGGACGTGCCGGCCGGGCAACCCATCGAGATTCCCGCGTACGAGGGCGACTTCCTGGTCCCGGTGGACGCCTCGGGAGAGATCTCGCTCGCCCCCGTCCGCACCCTCACCCAGACCAAGGTCCTCGGATCGGTCTTCGAGACACCGTGCGACGTCGTCGGTGACGTGGGCAGCGTGGGGACCGTCACGGCGGAGGGCACCACCTCCGAGCCCGCCACCCTGACCGCCCCGGCCGATCCGGTGCGGCCCAACACCTCGGTCAAGCTGCGCGGTTCGCGGTGGACCCCGGGCGCCACCCCCGTGCCGTCGCTCTGCGCGGCGGGCGGTGGCGGCTGCGATCCGCTGAAGTTCACCTCGAACACCCTGCGGATCGACTCCTACGGCACGCTCACCGGCACCGCGACCCTCGGCGAGGCCGGGGCGGTGCCCGACGGCGGTTACCAGGTGAAGGTCAACGACGGTACGAAGGAGGCCACCGCCCCCCTCACCGTCAAGGCAGTCGCGGCCGGGAACCGGGAGATCTCGCTGTCGTCGGACAGCGGGCCGGTCGGCAGCGTGATCACCGTCAGCGGCCGCAACTACAATCCGGACCGCTGGATCAACATCATCGGCCTCGACGCGGCGGGCACCGGGCTCGACGACAGCGCGGTCTACGTCAAGAGCGGCGCGGACGGCACCTTCGCCGTCGAGTTCACCGTCATCTCCGACGCCGTGGCCGCCGTCCAGGCCGACGAGGGCAACGACCCGGCGACCGTGCGCACGCTGCCGTTCACGGTGACCACCGAGGGCGGCGGCGGCGGCGGCACGGCCGAGCAGCGGCTGACCACCGAGGTCAGGGCCGGGACGCTGTCCATGACCCAGGCCGGTGACACCGTCGACTTCGGCACCACGGTGCTGGGCACGGACACCGGTACGCAGCAGGCCCGGCTCAACCGGGTCGAGGTGGAGGACGCCAGAGGCGTCAACAGTGGATGGTCGCTGACCGCCACCCTCACCGGCTTCAGGAGCGCCGACGGCAACACCATCCCGGCCGACGCCGTGCGGTGGACCCCCGCCTGCACCGCGCGGGCGGGGAGCGTGGGGGCGCCGGTGGCCGGATCGCCCGCCGCGCTGGGGAGCGAGGCGGCGAGCCTCTGCCGGATGAGTCCGGACGGATCACGTCCGTTCACCGGCGGCCGGTTCGACGCCGATGCCGGTCTCACCCTCACCGTTCCCGAATTCACCCGGCCCGGAGATTACAGCGCCACCCTGACCCTGACCCTGTTGTAA